The following are encoded together in the Primulina tabacum isolate GXHZ01 chromosome 18, ASM2559414v2, whole genome shotgun sequence genome:
- the LOC142532844 gene encoding putative prolyl 4-hydroxylase 12 gives MATRLPIVLLLLVATSFGRSSSQAGLRELRSLEINQQIGVQMNLSMHPKSVDPSQVIQLLRQPRFFLYKSFLSDEECDYLISGGESTSKVDKIKANLDVSSNSNDEIVSRVEEMISAWTFLPKENSKSLQILHFGPEDSKQSYNYFDVKSSEKFGNLLFATVILYLSNVDHGGQIIFPESEYKMWSDCVKSKNILKPSRGDAILFFNRHLNTTLDRSSFHARCPVLSGEMWCATKLFYFKGITLEKDTLQSDDADCSDEDENCPRWAAAGECERNSVFMTGSPDYYGTCRKSCNEC, from the exons ATGGCGACCCGCTTACCAATTGTCCTCTTACTTTTGGTGGCAACTTCTTTTGGTAGATCTTCCTCTCAAGC CGGTCTAAGAGAATTGAGATCCTTGGAGATTAACCAACAGATAGGAGTTCAAATGAATCTTTCAATGCATCCAAAAAGTGTCGATCCATCACAAGTCATTCAACTCTTACGGCAACCAAG GTTTTTCCTCTATAAAAGCTTTCTATCCGATGAAGAGTGTGATTACCTGATTTCTGGG GGTGAATCAACATCGAAAGTTGACAAGATTAAGGCCAATTTGGATGTTTCGTCAAACTCAAAT GATGAAATTGTTTCAAGAGTTGAGGAAATGATCTCTGCTTGGACTTTCCTTCCTAAAG AGAACAGCAAATCTTTGCAGATTCTGCACTTTGGGCCTGAAGACTCAAAACAAAGTTataattattttgatgttaaatctTCAGAGAAATTTGGGAATCTTTTATTTGCCACAGTTATATTGTATCTCTCAAATGTCGATCACGGAGGTCAGATAATTTTCCCTGAATCAGAG TACAAAATGTGGTCTGACTGTGTAaagagtaaaaatattttaaaacctaGCAGAGGGGACGCCATCTTATTCTTCAATCGACATCTCAACACCACCCTTGATCGGAGTAGTTTCCATGCCAGATGTCCTGTCCTTAGTGGTGAAATGTGGTGTGccacaaaattattttattttaaaggcatAACCCTTGAAAAGGATACGTTGCAATCTGACGATGCTGATTGCTCCGATGAAGATGAAAATTGTCCTCGGTGGGCTGCTGCAGGAGAGTGTGAAAGGAATTCGGTTTTCATGACCGGATCTCCTGATTACTATGGTACATGTAGGAAGAGCTGCAATGAATGCTGA